TTCCATGACATTTTCACAGGACCTGTTGTCAGGAGAGGCCTGTGaggtgggggggatgtcctgagcaccctcctacccttttatggactgagcatcctcatatccttttatggaattccccgctctgagggaagaactaagcatccttttatggaatttcccgctctgaggggaggactgggcattcctgcctgaactggagaatatataaacctggattttcggaacctttttaccacttgtgggatccagaggaggactgcagctcaccgctctcaaccagcctgagaccaccaccctcaactggactgcaatccccacttttgaccagactgcaacagctctcccaccagcaggtttttttcccctctccctttactttggactcggggggggggcaaggaacagcactttgttcatggcccagggtgctgggttctacatttgggttttgtggattaaaaccaattgcttatctgtataatcagacttattgggcaaggggggcccaaggggggcccaaggggggcccaaggggggcccaagggggctgggccagggggggaagggctgcagggggcggatcccggaggaggaaacccgccaaaagcggcggcccagccgagggaggagccgagtgggagcacaaagaagagcagccaaaaggtcctggcggtggctcggcaatggcgggggggcgagagcggtttgggggccccccgtgagagccgggggggaaccccggtagccgcggagtggggagagcggagaggggcgatcccggagctgggggacccccggaatgctggaggggggggagcagagagggagcgccgggccccttaagcgggggtcccagagagggggaaggccttggagtgtggagaggagggggggccttgaggcggggtgggaaccgagagcgccaagaggtttgcgagggtgggaggggagagaggagggccggccggccccgggaggcagagtggggagaagtgagccctgggaccaCCCTGACAACACTAAAGGGGACCCCGGAGAGTGGGAACCCCCCGGAgccgcgggacccccggcagccgggagaagggggacccccagtgcaggcagaagtgccatcaggccagacagggggGACTCCCCTAACCCCAGAGAGGAGAGATGGGGAATTCTGGGTGGGGATTTTGGGCtgaatgttgttgttttgggggtttttatgggCACAAGTTGCCCGGTGAGTCCTagagctggacttgggcaggaggaacccccaaggcaaCGCGCTCAcaccttgtttttccccccccatcaggatttctgcttcccaaagcttgggcggatggaggaggaggctgcgaggaagaggaagatgccgcgggccccccaggcaggtgaggaggaagtcagtgcccctttcgGTCGGTCTTTTGTtgccgtcctgccggggccggagttggggggatgtcctggggcttccctgtgggccggaggtAAATCCCCTgcgtgtccttgttgcttcctgccccaggccccgaggtgaggtcagagagcgcggaggacaaatcccggcggcagagcctggtgggagaggccgttttgaagggctccccggcgcaggaaggcagcggggaggaaaagggccggagatgcccccgcaggaggggctgcaaagccagcccagggggctgtgaggaggaaagagccagcgtgtgccgggaaggcggccggagcttgaggcggagctgcgagctggtggtccctgagcagcctcccagcagggaaaagcccttcaggtgtttggattgtgggaagagcttcagcaagagAACCAACCTCcagaggcaccagcacatccacagtggggaacggccctacacgtgtggggagtgtggaaagagcttcactcagagctccaacctgctccaacaccagatgatccacagtggggaacggccctacatgtgtgaggagtgtgggaagagcttcagtgacagctccaccctccgcacccaccgtcgcatccacaccggggaacggccctacacgtgtggggagtgtgggaagagcttcagtgaccgctccaccctccgcacccaccgtcgcatccacagtggggaacagccctacacgtgtgcggagtgtgggaagagcttcaggaagagctccaccctccacaGTCATCGacgcatccacagtggggaacggccctacatgtgtggggagtgtgggaagagcttcagtgacagctccaccctccgcaaccaccgtcgcatccacagtggggaacagccctacacgtgtggggagtgtgggaagagtttcaggcagatctcccacctgctccgacaccagatgatccacagtggggaacgaccctacacatgtgaggaatgtgggaagagcttcactcagaTCTCTgacctgctccgacaccagatgatccacagtggggaaggccctacacgtgtgcggagtgtgggaagagcttcagggacagctccagcctttgcaaacaccgttgcatccacaccagggaatggccctccaagtgcttggaatgtgggaagagcttcagcacaagcaccaagctgctcagccaccagcacatccccactggggaacagccctacacgtgtagggaatgtgggacagctccaccctctacacccaccATCGCATAcacatcagggagaggccctacaactGTCGGgattgtgggaagagcttcacgcagagctcttccttgacctcccaccaacggacccaccggtaagagaagccccgagtgccccgactgcgggaagagcttcggccgctgctccaactccatcagccatgggaggacccgcgttggatgatccacagggacccccgttgggcacagacctggtgtgctggtttaatggcaaaccagcaggggaaatgtcagcggtgacacctggaatgggatggaacacctggaatgggaatgagaatgcctggaatgggaatggggacataaAGAATGGGATGGGGCCAATAGCAATGGGAttggaacaccaggaatggaaatgggaagacctggaatgggaatggggacattgggagcagactggggacactaggaatgggaatgggggcagcaggaatgggagtggggacacgtggaatggggagggaacacctggaatgggaatgggaattcctggaatgggaacacctggaatggaaacggggacaccaggaatggaaatgggaacacctggaatgggaatggggacaccaggaatggaaatgggaacacctggaatgggaatggagacacctggaatgggaatggggacaccaggaatggaaatgggaacacctggaattggaatggagacacctggaatgggaacacctggaatgggaatggggacacaaggaatggaaatgggaacacctggaattggaatggagacacctggaataggaacacctggaatgggaatggggacaccaggaatggaaatgggaacacctggaattgaaatggagacacctggaatgggaacacctggaattggaatggagacacctggaatgggaacacctggaataggaatggagacacctggaatgggaatggggacaccaggaatgggaatgggaacacctggaattgaaatggagacacctggaatgggaacacctggaatgggaatgggaacacctggaatggaaatggggacacaaggaatggaaatgggaacacctggaattggaatggagacacctggaatgggaacacctggaattggaatggagacacctggaatgggaacacctggaatgggaatggagacacctggaatgagaatggggacacctggaatgggaatggggacaccaggaatggaaatgggaacacctggaattgaaatggagacacctggaattggaacacctggaattggaatggagacacctggaatgggaacacctggaattgaaatggagacacctggaatgggaacacctggaattggtaaggagacacctggaatgggaacacctggaattgaaatggagacacctggaatgggaacacctggaatgggaatggggacacctggaatgggaatggggacatcaggaatgggaatggggtcacctgggctgggaatgggaacattggaaacgggaacattgggagcaggttggggacaccaggaatgggaatgggaacatctgggatttgaatggggacacctggaatgggaatagggaaaacagaggtgggatgggaacacctggaatgggaatggggacaataggtatgggaatggagacaataagaatgggaatggagacaccaagaactgggaatggggaaaacagaagtgggatgggaacaccaggaatgggaggagggacaataggaatgggaatggggacacctggaatgggaatggggacacaaggaatggaaatgggaacacctggaatgggaatggggacacaaggaatggaaatgggaacacctggaattggaatggagacacctggaataggaacacctggaatgggaatggggacaccaggaatggaaatgggaacacctggaattgaaatggagacacctggaatgggaacacctggaattggaatggagacacctggaatgggaacacctggaataggaatggagacacctggaatgggaatggggacaccaggaatgggaatgggaacacctggaattgaaatggagacacctggaatgggaacacctggaatgggaatgggaacacctggaatggaaatggggacacaaggaatggaaatgggaacacctggaattggaatggagacacctggaatgggaacacctggaattggaatggagacacctggaatgggaacacctggaatgggaatggagacacctggaatgggaatggggacacctggaatgggaatggggacaccaggaatggaaatgggaacacctggaattgaaatggagacacctggaattggaacacctggaattggaatggagacacctggaatgggaacacctggaattgaaatggagacacctggaatgggaacacctggaattggtaaggagacacctggaatgggaacacctggaattgaaatggagacacctggaatgggaacacctggaatgggaatggggacacctggaatgggaatggggacatcaggaatgggaatggggtcacctgggctgggaatgggaacattggaaacgggaacattgggagcaggttggggacaccaggaatgggaatgggaacatctgGGATTTGAAaagggacacctggaatgggaatagggaaaacagaggtgggatgggaacacctggaatgggaatggggacaataggtatgggaatggagacaataagaatgggaatggagacaccaagaactgggaatggggaaaacagaagtgggatgggaacaccaggaatgggaggagggacaataggaatgggaatggggacacctggaatgggatggaacacctggaaaggaaattggaacacctggaaaggaaaTTGGAACACAcgtggaacaggaatgcaaacccgtggaatgggaatgggaattcctggaatgggaatgggaactcctggaatgggaatggggacacctggaatgggatgggaacaactagaatgggatgggaacacctggaacaggaatgcaaacccgtggaatgggaatgggaacacccgggcccaggctgtgtccctggtgaaacaggaggccaggcccaaaagagttcactaagaaatttgggcctgctaacaagctcccaacagccaagaccatctgtgctcgttctgttctactgactggagcaaagcttcagagaatagtacaggaacatgtcctgggcctagaggggataaattagagagacagcaggatcagggagacattggaagaggaggaataggccgggagccagggctttttccaagcttcagtgagcgggtcaagaacaatggaagagaaggaaggtcaagctgaggaagatgagttgaagcccccagagccatggaggaagagtggaagtcccctcaggattgagggccaagagaagcaccgccccaagccccgcctgagctccacctatactccgcctattattagTATGCAGAGATAGAGgttggaatcacttgaatatgcatttaatcacagctgaagattgtataaaaatgctgattttgtgtgaagccttggagcaagtttgtccagcacgagctggcttgctcccaacattgaataaacaaataccttgctgcttaaagataaaaaagtctctgagcagtttctcggaccgatttttcggattcagcgcccagtcagtcccaggatgatcccagtcactcctggtctctcccagttgcccccagtttcctccatgtggtcccagtcattcccagttgcccccagaagcttccagcatgatcccagttgctcacagccacttccagtcatccccagtgcactcccagttgctcccaggatgatcccaatCACCTCTTGCATGATCCCACTCACTCCtggtatgatcccagtatgaccccagtcaccctcagtgtggtctcagttgctcccagcatgggccaagctgctcccactgtgatcccagtatggtcccagttgTCCCCTttatggtcccagttgctcccagttgcccctagcacagatccagtcactccaagtatgatcccggtcttccctcctgacagtcccactcaatcccagttgcttctATTGTAAATCCAGTCACTCAAttccttccagttgcccccagcctggtcctAATTCGCCTTCACgtagtcccagtcactcccagtacagtcccagtcacccccaccatggttgcagacactcccagtatatcccagtagaGCCATCAGCATGCTCATagtccttcccagtcactcccagatgcCCCAGTAACATTCCCGTTtccaccagtatgatcccagtgactccaaggcactcccactatatcctatgtggcctccagttgctcccagtagccctcagtgtggtcccagttgctcccagtatgatccctcttgccccagttctggtcctggaGGGACCCAGTGCGCTCAGATCCTGCTCCcggggggtcctgctgggtcccagtcctggtcccAGTGTATCCTGGTGTCCCGGTccatcccagtcagtcccattcatcccagtccatcccagtcagtcccaatCCATCCCGGTCCAttccagtccatcccagtccgtcccagtccatcccagtcccttcccagcagccgccgccgtttcccgggtcctgcccccccgcccccccaagatgctgacgggggtcggggctccgtctttgccttcgtctccctgggcctgcctggaatgaaggggccgctgggacactgcgggacctcctgaaaccaaaggaaccctgggagaaTTTGGATACTCCTGGAATCAAGGCACAATtggggcactgcagggccctatggaaaaaaaggaaccttgtgacactgcggaattcatggaatccaggggcctttgtgacaggggggcctcatggaagcaaaggaagcctgaggtgtttcagaaggtcatggaatcaaggggccactgggacactgcagggcctctggcaattaaaggaacactgggacactggagcaggacatcccccctgcaatggcaccaagacaatgccccatttgcaaaggggtcagtgctgagctgagagggggccatgacaaggcaggagatgttggaccccagactggtttgaccccaaatgaagcccctgatggtgagggaacctctggagtccaaggactgtcagtccctgggtttctaccagaaagggccagtcccctttcccaggggcaggttcttccaacagaacccttcttggggggtgtgtggagattcctgccttggctggggaccccccaaggtcactgctggaggttgagagcagagatctccccacgagctctgctctgggggagttccatccatctctaattaagaattcttgcttgtttgccagctttagtagaattgcttcaacaattgctttagtgtagtgTCCTGTCCTACcttatcctgtactactggtagttttagtgtgtatgttgtgtagtaaataattctggttTAGtccttttgtctgatcattatTAAGAATAAGTAGTTCattgatataaatatatttgcttttccatcattaaaacctgtgggacaaaacTGGTTCAATCCCAtctctataattccttaaattcaaAGCGTTGGCATaacccaaggctgagattggatccagctgcCCTCAGGctcctctgggagcaggagtttagaaagccagggagtccATTCTGCACCTCGGGACTCCAGGGCAGGACTTCTccca
This Pseudopipra pipra isolate bDixPip1 chromosome W, bDixPip1.hap1, whole genome shotgun sequence DNA region includes the following protein-coding sequences:
- the LOC135405758 gene encoding LOW QUALITY PROTEIN: gastrula zinc finger protein XlCGF26.1-like (The sequence of the model RefSeq protein was modified relative to this genomic sequence to represent the inferred CDS: inserted 2 bases in 2 codons), producing the protein MEEEAARKRKMPRAPQAGEEEVSAPLGQSFVFCGRPAGAGVGGMSLGFPVGWRQIPSVSLLLPAPGPEVRPESAEDKSRRQSLVGEAVLKGSPAQEGSGEEKGRRWPRRRGSKASPGGCEEERASVCREGGRSLRRSCELVVPEQPPSREKPFRCLECGKSFSKRSDLLRHQHIHTGERPYKCGECGKSFTQSSHLLRHQMIHSGERPHMCEECRKSFRNRRTLHNHRRIHSGEKPYTCGECGKNFNQSSTLLRHQMIHSGERPYTCEECGKSFNQSSNLLRHQRRLHIRERPFHCGECGKSFTQSSSLTSHQRTHRREKPFRCLDCGKSFSKRTNLQRHQHIHSGERPYTCGECGKSFTQSSNLLQHQMIHSGERPYMCEECGKSFSDSSTLRTHRRIHTGERPYTCGECGKSFSDRSTLRTHRRIHSGEQPYTCAECGKSFRKSSTLHSHRRIHSGERPYMCGECGKSFSDSSTLRNHRRIHSGEQPYTCGECGKSFRQISHLLRHQMIHSGERPYTCEECGKSFTQISDLLRHQMIHSGEXPYTCAECGKSFRDSSSLCKHRCIHTREWPSKCLECGKSFSTSTKLLSHQHIPTGEQPYTCRECGXSSTLYTHHRIHIRERPYNCRDCGKSFTQSSSLTSHQRTHR